One window of Triticum dicoccoides isolate Atlit2015 ecotype Zavitan chromosome 5A, WEW_v2.0, whole genome shotgun sequence genomic DNA carries:
- the LOC119304179 gene encoding uncharacterized protein LOC119304179 — translation MPPPAPDRKRRPPMEQPEAGDGAPQQRHKKSSAAKKAKKGGATGSGSGGAWPAVKPKKDLLVNRLKGTQLLTVPDFLTSAEAKAFVDVAESMGFTHQGSLGPLKGEAYRDNDRISVTDPLLAQTLWESGINRVFMDINISGKVATGLNPNIRLYRYVEGQRFGRHIDESVNLGDGSRTQYTLLVYLSGKGSAKDSQALVGGETVFYDHRGGIVAEVAPVQGMALLHLHGARCMLHEARVVKKNVKYVLRSDVVFA, via the exons ATGCCACCACCGGCGCCGGACCGGAAGAGGCGACCACCCATGGAGCAACCCGAGGCAGGAGACGGCGCCCCGCAGCAGCGCCACAAGAAATCCTCCGCCGCCAAGAAGGCGAAGAAGGGCGGCGCcaccggcagcggcagcggcggggcATGGCCGGCGGTAAAGCCCAAGAAGGACCTCCTGGTCAATCGCCTCAAGGGCACCCAGCTCCTCACC GTCCCTGACTTCCTCACTTCCGCTGAGGCGAAGGCTTTCGTCGACGTCGCTGAATCCATGGGCTTCACGCACCAGGGCAGCCTTGGGCCACTCAAGGGGGAGGCTTACAGAGACAATGACCGGATATCTGTCACGGACCCCTTGCTCGCTCAAACGCTCTGGGAATCAGGGATTAACAGGGTATTCATGGACATCAACATCTCCGGCAAAGTGGCAACTGGCTTGAACCCAAATATCAGACTTTACAG gtacgttGAAGGTCAGCGCTTCGGCAGGCATATCGATGAGAGCGTCAACCTTGGGGACGGTTCTAGGACGCAGTATACATTGCTGGTATACCTTTCTGGCAAGGGAAGCGCGAAAGATTCGCAGGCTCTTGTTGGAGGGGAGACTGTCTTTTATGATCACCGAGGAGGAATCGTTGCTGAG GTTGCTCCCGTGCAAGGAATGGCTCTACTCCATCTACATGGCGCCAGGTGCATGCTGCATGAAGCTCGCGTCGTGAAAAAGAACGTCAAGTACGTGCTCCGTTCAGACGTCGTGTTTGCTTAG
- the LOC119298458 gene encoding uncharacterized protein LOC119298458 has protein sequence MALRNLVTKVRAPLSAALQPPSVSRGSPAVRSWPFSAAPRQGEQHGKRILDFESATEEEVIREARLLDKQINKILSHIREYNENVMPRVLQGIYGKVKWFFGAGAVVELVRLGISARQASVGHSE, from the exons ATGGCGCTGCGTAACCTGGTCACCAAGGTGCGGGCCCCGCTCTCCGCCGCTCTCCAGCCGCCGTCGGTATCCCGCGGGTCGCCGGCGGTCCGCTCCTGGCCCTTCTCCGCAGCCCCCCGTCAG GGTGAACAGCATGGGAAAAGAATTTTAGATTTTGAGTCAGCCACTGAAGAGGAGGTCATTCGGGAGGCAAGATTGCTAGACAAACAGATTAACAAAATTTTGTCACATATCAG GGAGTACAACGAGAATGTCATGCCAAGAGTTTTGCAGGGTATATATGGAAAAGTGAAGTGGTTCTTTGGTGCTGGCGCCGTTGTCGAGCTTGTACGTCTGGGGATTTCGGCACGTCAGGCTAGTGTTGGACATTCAGAGTGA
- the LOC119298460 gene encoding uncharacterized protein LOC119298460: MALRNLVTRMGTPAAAALRPPSVSRGAQAARSRPFSRQVEHEDISKIRAKKKYEFSLFLLERSEKQLESAKVWAQRFQRADKYLGWTLKVVMPASLVAVIAGSK, from the exons ATGGCGCTGCGTAACCTTGTGACCAGGATGGGGACCCCGGCCGCCGCCGCTCTCCGGCCGCCGTCGGTATCCCGCGGGGCGCAGGCGGCGCGCTCTCGGCCCTTCTCCCGTCAG GTTGAACACGAGGATATTTCCAAGATACGTGCTAAAAAGAAGTATGAGTTCAGTCTGTTCCTCCTTGAACGGTCAGAAAAACAGCTGGAGTCTGCGAA GGTCTGGGCTCAGAGGTTTCAAAGGGCAGACAAGTACCTGGGTTGGACTCTCAAGGTGGTCATGCCTGCTTCTCTTGTGGCTGTGATAGCAGGGTCCAAGTAG